One Papaver somniferum cultivar HN1 unplaced genomic scaffold, ASM357369v1 unplaced-scaffold_76, whole genome shotgun sequence genomic window carries:
- the LOC113344381 gene encoding uncharacterized protein LOC113344381 yields MSEGSVPATADKRFGGCNLRVRETAIHGRFSGYNQIPLFEEDQEHTTFVTDRGAYCYTVISFGLKNAWATYQHLVDHMFKDLSGKTMEVCIDDMVVKSEQKESHFLDLQKTFDILRQYRMKLNPAKFLVSPKTGQPIGVYLDSTKDAVSAVLFVTDPYEKPVYFVSKSLTGPETRYKKIEKIALALFHVSRRLKPYFQGRHIDVYSEYPLKRILKRVDDSIRLAIWSNFLGAYEIKYETRPAEKGHALDALLAYFPVDNIETITEEEDEMLNKPTKSTTSQTGGESAMEVDTPEPLWTIFTDGSSNVGGDGVGSVILTPEGSRIEKATRLGFQASKNEAAIIGLKAVKLLDARNVKLVTDSMLVVNQFLGICRAKEERMALYLDHMRQLENEFDQFSIVQRPRLENRDTDALEYLSSAVETDTTRFVVVDFQELPSISDSHLVLALEHASGGERATTSAQEDINNNMDVHSPVIDDSSSLAENTSDRRQPYYVRYLTTSELPEDEHLASKVMKNSWRYSMIEGRLYRKSVALEQFLRCISAEEGEQILAEAHEGIFLEPFWRVQSRALSQGYFWPYM; encoded by the exons ATGTCCGAGGGATCCGTACCCGCTACCGCGGATAAGAGATTTGGTGGATGCAACCTCAGGGTACGGGAGACTGCCATTCATGGACGGTTTTCGgggtataaccaaatacctttgttcgaggaagatcaagagcatactacGTTTGTGACTGACAGAGGAGCATACTGCTACACTGTAATTTCGTTCGGGCTAAAGAACGCATGGGCGACCTACCAGCATTTGGTAGACCATATGTTCAAGGATCTGAGTGGGAAGACGATGGAAGTATGTATCGACGATATGGTAGTGAAATCTGAACAAAAGGAGTCGCATTTTCTTGATCTGCAGAAGACGTTCGATATCTTGAGGCAATATCGAATGAAGCTCAATCCAGCAAAAT TTTTGGTGAGTCCAAAAACTGGACAACCTATCGGAGTTTATCTGGATTCAACGAAGGACGCGGTAAGTGCAGTGCTGTTTGTTACGGATCCATATGAAAAGCCTGTTTACTTCGTCAGTAAATCTTTGACGGGGCCGGAAACACGGTACAAAAAGATTGAAAAGATAGCACTTGCACTGTTCCATGTATCTCGTCGCCTCAAACCTTATTTCCAAGGGAGGCATATCGATGTCTACTCGGAATACCCGCTGAAGAGAATCCTGAAACGTGTTGATGATTCCATCCGACTAGCCATATGGTCAAATTTTCTGGGGGCGTATGAAATCAAGTACGAAACCAGACCTGCAGAGAAGGGACACGCCCTGGATGCATTGCTAGCATATTTTCCTGTGGACAACATAGAAACAAttaccgaagaagaagatgagatgttGAACAAACCCACAAAGTCAACCACTAGTCAGACTGGAGGCGAGTCCGCGATGGAGGTTGATACACCTGAGCCGTTGTGGACCATATTTACTGATGGGTCATCAAATGTTGGTGGAGATGGAGTTGGAAGCGTCATCCTTACTCCCGAAGGTTCGAGGATCGAGAAAGCGACCAGATTGGGCTTTCAAGCATCAAAGAATGAAGCAGCAATTATTGGTTTAAAGGCTGTCAAACTGTTAGATGCGAGGAACGTGAAGCTGGTAACTGATTCCATGCTAGTAGTTAACCAGTTTCTGGGGATCTGCAGAGCCAAGGAAGAGAGGATGGCCTTATATTTGGATCATATGAGACAGCTGGAAAATGAATTCGACCAATTCTCTATTGTGCAACGACCACGGTTGGAAAACAGGGACACGGACGCTTTAGAGTATCTTTCTTCCGCAGTCGAAACTGATACCACCCGTTTCGTTGTAGTGGATTTCCAGGAGTTACCTAGCATCTCCGACAGCCACCTTGTTTTGGCTCTCGAACACGCTAGTGGGGGCGAGAGAGCAACTACATCAGCACAAGAAGATATTAACAACAATATGGATGTTCACAGTCCAGTGATAGATGATTCCAGCAGTCTTGCTGAAAACACTTCAGACAGGCGTCAACCTTATTATGTTCGGTATCTGACAACCAGTGAACTCCCAGAAGATGAGCATCTCGCTTCAAAAGTTATGAAGAATTCTTGGAGATATTCAATGATCGAGGGACGGCTGTACCGCAAATCTGTAGCTTTGGAGCAATTTTTGCGGTGCATATCAGCCGAAGAAGGGGAACAGATATTGGCGGAGGCTCATGAAGGAATATTTTTGGAACCATTCTGGAGGGTGCAGTCTCGCGCACTTTCCCAGGGATACTTCTGGCCATACATGTAG